One genomic window of Salvelinus namaycush isolate Seneca chromosome 22, SaNama_1.0, whole genome shotgun sequence includes the following:
- the LOC120017602 gene encoding centrosomal protein of 68 kDa-like isoform X1 yields MALGVDRAFPASISPMESKGCNGRWKTRIPEFIRTGTTTTQHDKDGEKGTGGRDRGGPRKSVTMAPTSRYMSDRRQYSMRKPLVTTTEQQTSILKKSYLQEHPEKERQGEGSSNEAHHHSEFDFQTRWAEQKFPDNFNPSQANISTCSASREDLSTSLGVSDLRTCLSHEEPTFSSSYLGSRPGRRSLSSPPLEFRTFSTPLNSKWTSTLLSPLSPSYTPPSRPSRQRWTELRLDAGEVCQSRGGGREMYLNVGPSVGYSNPVLHTMSPHQANYWACAIPSSLPPSPDRRSSSWDPDKEYQALLDYTYPLRPGRVVGGWDTSDAGGGPLIQTDPNLQDSGIDLDRICSSTSLSALDFSLTGTAGVGTARERRMPGIGQRSSELRGLSHPKSSDGLLSSSPLTSADPIGLSVESLDCSGGGGLDPLHHIGEGRYCHHGISSSTTFIRTTSILPQPGCLRGGAWDEEFWSLPEQLEELRGLSRQVREVTAQLSQPVTASWESLERGTTSVQSSMTLAEKQEAEEERKEQEQNEKEEREGDEKQKEVSISEALQYFNKVSKVVHSGESSQAARNSGSRMEAGVAGRGVSRASLREVEAMVDQLSGLTLPEFQRGSQGEQGHRESLMQHIQTFCSNLEELIQWLYTVVERMEVLAPPSVDIESVKSSLADYKRFQREVNAHQPLTTSVLQTGELLLGCMTSTSPVLKETLGLIERQSRALETHSEHLFSSILSAMDSLTQPREPCGAEETGAGDTDSVEVQGTA; encoded by the exons ATGGCACTGGGAGTTGACAGGGCCTTCCCAGCATCCATCTCCCCGATGGAGTCCAAGGGCTGCAATGGGCGATGGAAGACCCGGATTCCAGAGTTTATCCGGACGGGGACAACCACAACGCAGCATGACAAAGATGGGGAGAAGGGGACAGGTGGCAGGGACCGGGGTGGTCCCCGAAAGAGTGTTACCATGGCACCCACCTCCAGGTATATGAGTGACAGGAGGCAGTACTCTATGAGGAAACCGCTGGTCACCACCACAGAGCAGCAGACCTCCATCCTAAAGAAATCCTACCTACAGGAGCACCCAGAAAAG GAGCGACAGGGGGAAGGTAGCAGTAATGAAGCACACCATCATAGCGAGTTTGACTTCCAGACCCGATGGGCTGAACAGAAGTTCCCAGACAACTTCAACCCCTCTCAGGCCAACATCTCAACCTGCTCAGCCTCCAGAGAGGACCTTAGCACCTCCCTAGGGGTGTCAGACCTCAGGACCTGTCTGTCACATGAAGAACCCACCTTCAGCTCATCGTACCTTGGCAGCAGGCCTGGCCGACGCAGCCTCTCCAGCCCACCCCTGGAGTTCCGTACTTTCTCTACTCCACTCAACTCCAAGTGGACCTCCACTCTGCTATCCCCCCTCTCGCCCTCCTACACCCCCCCTTCGCGCCCGTCCAGACAGAGATGGACAGAGCTGAGATTGGATGCAGGTGAAGTTTGTCAATCAcgtggaggaggaagggaaatGTATCTAAATGTAGGCCCTTCAGTGGGCTACTCCAACCCTGTGCTCCACACCATGTCCCCCCACCAGGCCAACTACTGGGCCTGTGCCATTCCCAGCTCCCTGCCCCCCTCCCCAGACCGACGCTCTTCGAGCTGGGACCCTGATAAGGAGTACCAAGCCCTCCTGGACTACACCTACCCTCTGAGGCCAGGTAGGGTGGTAGGTGGGTGGGATACCTCTGATGCAGGGGGTGGACCTCTAATCCAGACAGACCCAAACCTCCAGGACTCAGGAATAGACCTGGACCGCATCTGCAGCTCCACCAGCCTGTCAGCTTTGGACTTTTCCCTGACTGGCACGGCAGGGGTGGGGACGGCTAGGGAGAGGCGGATGCCGGGTATAGGTCAGAGGTCATCTGAGCTGCGTGGGCTCTCACACCCCAAGTCTTCGGATGGTCTCCTTTCCAGTAGCCCCTTAACTTCTGCGGACCCTATTGGTCTATCCGTGGAGAGTCTGGACTGTAGTGGAGGTGGTGGTCTGGATCCTTTGCATCATATCGGGGAAGGTCGCTACTGCCATCACGGCATCTCCTCTTCCACCACGTTCATCCGCACAACCAGTATCCTTCCCCAGCCAGGGTGCCTCAGAGGGGGGGCTTGGGATGAGGAGTTCTGGTCTCTTCCGGAGCAGTTGGAGGAGCTCCGGGGTTTGTCCCGGCAGGTCAGGGAGGTGACGGCCCAACTCAGTCAGCCTGTCACAGCCAGCTGGGAGTCCCTGGAGAGGGGGACCACCTCCGTCCAGTCCTCCATGACCCTGGCTGAGAAacaggaggcagaggaggagagaaaagaacAGGAGCAGAATgaaaaggaagaaagagagggtgaTGAGAAGCAGAAAGAGGTGTCCATTTCTGAAGCGCTTCAATACTTTAATAAAG TCTCTAAAGTGGTACATAGTGGGGAATCCTCCCAAGCAGCCAGAAACTCTGGTTCTAGGATGGAGGCTGGGGTAGCAGGCAGGGGAGTGAGCAGGGCCAGTCTGAGAGAGGTGGAGGCCATGGTGGACCAGCTGAGTGGACTAACCCTGCCTGAGTTCCAGAGGGGGAGCCAGGGGGAGCAGGGGCACAGGGAGTCCCTCATGCAGCACATCCAG ACCTTCTGTTCTAACCTGGAGGAGCTCATCCAATGGCTGTACACTGTGGTGGAGAGGATGGAGGTGCTGGCTCCGCCCTCTGTGGACATCGAGAGTGTCAAGTCTTCCCTGGCGGATTATAAG AGGTTTCAGAGAGAAGTAAATGCCCACCAGCCTCTGACCACCTCTGTTCTGCAGACTGGAGAGCTTCTCCTGGGTTGTATGACCTCCACTTCTCCCG TTCTGAAAGAGACCCTTGGTCTTATTGAGAGGCAGTCCAGGGCGTTGGAGACTCACTCAGAgcacctcttctcctctatcctctcggCCATGGACAGCCTGACCCAGCCCAGGGAGCCCTGCGGGGCAGAGGAGACCGGCGCTGGGGACACCGATAGCGTGGAGGTCCAGGGGACAGCTTAG
- the LOC120017602 gene encoding centrosomal protein of 68 kDa-like isoform X3 codes for MALGVDRAFPASISPMESKGCNGRWKTRIPEFIRTGTTTTQHDKDGEKGTGGRDRGGPRKSVTMAPTSRYMSDRRQYSMRKPLVTTTEQQTSILKKSYLQEHPEKERQGEGSSNEAHHHSEFDFQTRWAEQKFPDNFNPSQANISTCSASREDLSTSLGVSDLRTCLSHEEPTFSSSYLGSRPGRRSLSSPPLEFRTFSTPLNSKWTSTLLSPLSPSYTPPSRPSRQRWTELRLDAGEVCQSRGGGREMYLNVGPSVGYSNPVLHTMSPHQANYWACAIPSSLPPSPDRRSSSWDPDKEYQALLDYTYPLRPGRVVGGWDTSDAGGGPLIQTDPNLQDSGIDLDRICSSTSLSALDFSLTGTAGVGTARERRMPGIGQRSSELRGLSHPKSSDGLLSSSPLTSADPIGLSVESLDCSGGGGLDPLHHIGEGRYCHHGISSSTTFIRTTSILPQPGCLRGGAWDEEFWSLPEQLEELRGLSRQVREVTAQLSQPVTASWESLERGTTSVQSSMTLAEKQEAEEERKEQEQNEKEEREGDEKQKEVSISEALQYFNKVSKVVHSGESSQAARNSGSRMEAGVAGRGVSRASLREVEAMVDQLSGLTLPEFQRGSQGEQGHRESLMQHIQTFCSNLEELIQWLYTVVERMEVLAPPSVDIESVKSSLADYKF; via the exons ATGGCACTGGGAGTTGACAGGGCCTTCCCAGCATCCATCTCCCCGATGGAGTCCAAGGGCTGCAATGGGCGATGGAAGACCCGGATTCCAGAGTTTATCCGGACGGGGACAACCACAACGCAGCATGACAAAGATGGGGAGAAGGGGACAGGTGGCAGGGACCGGGGTGGTCCCCGAAAGAGTGTTACCATGGCACCCACCTCCAGGTATATGAGTGACAGGAGGCAGTACTCTATGAGGAAACCGCTGGTCACCACCACAGAGCAGCAGACCTCCATCCTAAAGAAATCCTACCTACAGGAGCACCCAGAAAAG GAGCGACAGGGGGAAGGTAGCAGTAATGAAGCACACCATCATAGCGAGTTTGACTTCCAGACCCGATGGGCTGAACAGAAGTTCCCAGACAACTTCAACCCCTCTCAGGCCAACATCTCAACCTGCTCAGCCTCCAGAGAGGACCTTAGCACCTCCCTAGGGGTGTCAGACCTCAGGACCTGTCTGTCACATGAAGAACCCACCTTCAGCTCATCGTACCTTGGCAGCAGGCCTGGCCGACGCAGCCTCTCCAGCCCACCCCTGGAGTTCCGTACTTTCTCTACTCCACTCAACTCCAAGTGGACCTCCACTCTGCTATCCCCCCTCTCGCCCTCCTACACCCCCCCTTCGCGCCCGTCCAGACAGAGATGGACAGAGCTGAGATTGGATGCAGGTGAAGTTTGTCAATCAcgtggaggaggaagggaaatGTATCTAAATGTAGGCCCTTCAGTGGGCTACTCCAACCCTGTGCTCCACACCATGTCCCCCCACCAGGCCAACTACTGGGCCTGTGCCATTCCCAGCTCCCTGCCCCCCTCCCCAGACCGACGCTCTTCGAGCTGGGACCCTGATAAGGAGTACCAAGCCCTCCTGGACTACACCTACCCTCTGAGGCCAGGTAGGGTGGTAGGTGGGTGGGATACCTCTGATGCAGGGGGTGGACCTCTAATCCAGACAGACCCAAACCTCCAGGACTCAGGAATAGACCTGGACCGCATCTGCAGCTCCACCAGCCTGTCAGCTTTGGACTTTTCCCTGACTGGCACGGCAGGGGTGGGGACGGCTAGGGAGAGGCGGATGCCGGGTATAGGTCAGAGGTCATCTGAGCTGCGTGGGCTCTCACACCCCAAGTCTTCGGATGGTCTCCTTTCCAGTAGCCCCTTAACTTCTGCGGACCCTATTGGTCTATCCGTGGAGAGTCTGGACTGTAGTGGAGGTGGTGGTCTGGATCCTTTGCATCATATCGGGGAAGGTCGCTACTGCCATCACGGCATCTCCTCTTCCACCACGTTCATCCGCACAACCAGTATCCTTCCCCAGCCAGGGTGCCTCAGAGGGGGGGCTTGGGATGAGGAGTTCTGGTCTCTTCCGGAGCAGTTGGAGGAGCTCCGGGGTTTGTCCCGGCAGGTCAGGGAGGTGACGGCCCAACTCAGTCAGCCTGTCACAGCCAGCTGGGAGTCCCTGGAGAGGGGGACCACCTCCGTCCAGTCCTCCATGACCCTGGCTGAGAAacaggaggcagaggaggagagaaaagaacAGGAGCAGAATgaaaaggaagaaagagagggtgaTGAGAAGCAGAAAGAGGTGTCCATTTCTGAAGCGCTTCAATACTTTAATAAAG TCTCTAAAGTGGTACATAGTGGGGAATCCTCCCAAGCAGCCAGAAACTCTGGTTCTAGGATGGAGGCTGGGGTAGCAGGCAGGGGAGTGAGCAGGGCCAGTCTGAGAGAGGTGGAGGCCATGGTGGACCAGCTGAGTGGACTAACCCTGCCTGAGTTCCAGAGGGGGAGCCAGGGGGAGCAGGGGCACAGGGAGTCCCTCATGCAGCACATCCAG ACCTTCTGTTCTAACCTGGAGGAGCTCATCCAATGGCTGTACACTGTGGTGGAGAGGATGGAGGTGCTGGCTCCGCCCTCTGTGGACATCGAGAGTGTCAAGTCTTCCCTGGCGGATTATAAG TTCTGA
- the LOC120017602 gene encoding centrosomal protein of 68 kDa-like isoform X2, protein MALGVDRAFPASISPMESKGCNGRWKTRIPEFIRTGTTTTQHDKDGEKGTGGRDRGGPRKSVTMAPTSRYMSDRRQYSMRKPLVTTTEQQTSILKKSYLQEHPEKERQGEGSSNEAHHHSEFDFQTRWAEQKFPDNFNPSQANISTCSASREDLSTSLGVSDLRTCLSHEEPTFSSSYLGSRPGRRSLSSPPLEFRTFSTPLNSKWTSTLLSPLSPSYTPPSRPSRQRWTELRLDAGEVCQSRGGGREMYLNVGPSVGYSNPVLHTMSPHQANYWACAIPSSLPPSPDRRSSSWDPDKEYQALLDYTYPLRPGRVVGGWDTSDAGGGPLIQTDPNLQDSGIDLDRICSSTSLSALDFSLTGTAGVGTARERRMPGIGQRSSELRGLSHPKSSDGLLSSSPLTSADPIGLSVESLDCSGGGGLDPLHHIGEGRYCHHGISSSTTFIRTTSILPQPGCLRGGAWDEEFWSLPEQLEELRGLSRQVREVTAQLSQPVTASWESLERGTTSVQSSMTLAEKQEAEEERKEQEQNEKEEREGDEKQKEVSISEALQYFNKVSKVVHSGESSQAARNSGSRMEAGVAGRGVSRASLREVEAMVDQLSGLTLPEFQRGSQGEQGHRESLMQHIQTFCSNLEELIQWLYTVVERMEVLAPPSVDIESVKSSLADYKLFHCYLLDLRCHPP, encoded by the exons ATGGCACTGGGAGTTGACAGGGCCTTCCCAGCATCCATCTCCCCGATGGAGTCCAAGGGCTGCAATGGGCGATGGAAGACCCGGATTCCAGAGTTTATCCGGACGGGGACAACCACAACGCAGCATGACAAAGATGGGGAGAAGGGGACAGGTGGCAGGGACCGGGGTGGTCCCCGAAAGAGTGTTACCATGGCACCCACCTCCAGGTATATGAGTGACAGGAGGCAGTACTCTATGAGGAAACCGCTGGTCACCACCACAGAGCAGCAGACCTCCATCCTAAAGAAATCCTACCTACAGGAGCACCCAGAAAAG GAGCGACAGGGGGAAGGTAGCAGTAATGAAGCACACCATCATAGCGAGTTTGACTTCCAGACCCGATGGGCTGAACAGAAGTTCCCAGACAACTTCAACCCCTCTCAGGCCAACATCTCAACCTGCTCAGCCTCCAGAGAGGACCTTAGCACCTCCCTAGGGGTGTCAGACCTCAGGACCTGTCTGTCACATGAAGAACCCACCTTCAGCTCATCGTACCTTGGCAGCAGGCCTGGCCGACGCAGCCTCTCCAGCCCACCCCTGGAGTTCCGTACTTTCTCTACTCCACTCAACTCCAAGTGGACCTCCACTCTGCTATCCCCCCTCTCGCCCTCCTACACCCCCCCTTCGCGCCCGTCCAGACAGAGATGGACAGAGCTGAGATTGGATGCAGGTGAAGTTTGTCAATCAcgtggaggaggaagggaaatGTATCTAAATGTAGGCCCTTCAGTGGGCTACTCCAACCCTGTGCTCCACACCATGTCCCCCCACCAGGCCAACTACTGGGCCTGTGCCATTCCCAGCTCCCTGCCCCCCTCCCCAGACCGACGCTCTTCGAGCTGGGACCCTGATAAGGAGTACCAAGCCCTCCTGGACTACACCTACCCTCTGAGGCCAGGTAGGGTGGTAGGTGGGTGGGATACCTCTGATGCAGGGGGTGGACCTCTAATCCAGACAGACCCAAACCTCCAGGACTCAGGAATAGACCTGGACCGCATCTGCAGCTCCACCAGCCTGTCAGCTTTGGACTTTTCCCTGACTGGCACGGCAGGGGTGGGGACGGCTAGGGAGAGGCGGATGCCGGGTATAGGTCAGAGGTCATCTGAGCTGCGTGGGCTCTCACACCCCAAGTCTTCGGATGGTCTCCTTTCCAGTAGCCCCTTAACTTCTGCGGACCCTATTGGTCTATCCGTGGAGAGTCTGGACTGTAGTGGAGGTGGTGGTCTGGATCCTTTGCATCATATCGGGGAAGGTCGCTACTGCCATCACGGCATCTCCTCTTCCACCACGTTCATCCGCACAACCAGTATCCTTCCCCAGCCAGGGTGCCTCAGAGGGGGGGCTTGGGATGAGGAGTTCTGGTCTCTTCCGGAGCAGTTGGAGGAGCTCCGGGGTTTGTCCCGGCAGGTCAGGGAGGTGACGGCCCAACTCAGTCAGCCTGTCACAGCCAGCTGGGAGTCCCTGGAGAGGGGGACCACCTCCGTCCAGTCCTCCATGACCCTGGCTGAGAAacaggaggcagaggaggagagaaaagaacAGGAGCAGAATgaaaaggaagaaagagagggtgaTGAGAAGCAGAAAGAGGTGTCCATTTCTGAAGCGCTTCAATACTTTAATAAAG TCTCTAAAGTGGTACATAGTGGGGAATCCTCCCAAGCAGCCAGAAACTCTGGTTCTAGGATGGAGGCTGGGGTAGCAGGCAGGGGAGTGAGCAGGGCCAGTCTGAGAGAGGTGGAGGCCATGGTGGACCAGCTGAGTGGACTAACCCTGCCTGAGTTCCAGAGGGGGAGCCAGGGGGAGCAGGGGCACAGGGAGTCCCTCATGCAGCACATCCAG ACCTTCTGTTCTAACCTGGAGGAGCTCATCCAATGGCTGTACACTGTGGTGGAGAGGATGGAGGTGCTGGCTCCGCCCTCTGTGGACATCGAGAGTGTCAAGTCTTCCCTGGCGGATTATAAG CTATTTCATTGTTACCTACTGGATCTCAGGTGTCACCCACCCTGA
- the LOC120017603 gene encoding ras-related protein ORAB-1-like, giving the protein MNPEYDYLFKLLLIGDSGVGKSCLLLRFADDTYTESYISTIGVDFKIRTIELDGKTIKLQIWDTAGQERFRTITSSYYRGAHGIIVVYDVTDQESFNNVKQWLQEIDRYASENVNKLLVGNKCDLTTKKVVDYTTAKEFADSLGIPFLETSAKSTTNVEQAFMTMAAEIKKRMGPGATTGGNEKSNVKIQSTPVKPASGGCC; this is encoded by the exons tgacTATTTATTCAAGCTGCTCCTGATCGGTGACTCTGGCGTCGGAAAGTCATGTCTTCTACTCCGATTTGCA gaTGACACATACACAGAAAGCTACATAAGCACAATCGGAGTAGACTTCAAAATACGAACTATAGAATTAGACGGAAAGACCATTAAACTTCAAATC TGGGACACGGCGGGGCAGGAGAGGTTTCGTACGATCACATCCAGCTACTACAGAGGAGCCCACGGCATTATCGTAGTCTACGACGTCACAGACCAG GAGTCCTTCAACAATGTCAAGCAGTGGCTACAGGAAATCGACCGCTATGCCAGTGAAAATGTCAACAAGCTATTGGTGGGGAACAAGTGTGACCTGACCACAAAGAAAGTGGTGGATTACACAACAGCAAAG GAGTTTGCAGACTCCCTGGGCATCCCCTTCTTGGAAACGAGTGCCAAGAGCACCACCAATGTGGAGCAGGCCTTCATGACCATGGCTGCTGAGATCAAGAAGAGGATGGGGCCTGGGGCCACGACCGGAGGCAACGAGAAGTCCAATGTCAAGATCCAGAGTACGCCTGTCAAACCTGCCTCGGGGGGCTGCTGCTGA